The following coding sequences lie in one Mucilaginibacter sp. KACC 22773 genomic window:
- a CDS encoding cellulase family glycosylhydrolase produces MLTKSVKNIFSFKSLLVLAAASFISVQSQAQQGFLKTDGKKITDEKGKNVLLRGMGLGGWMLQEGYMLHVTKDSRQYRIRERLEELMGPVETKEFYDTWLANNTRKIDVDSMHRWGFNSVRLPMHYNLYTLPIEKEPVAGKNTWIDKGFKMTDHLLAWCKANHMYLILDLHATPGGQGNDLNISDRNTDNPSLWDSEANKQKMIALWHKLADRYKNEPNIAGYDIINEPNFGFDDPANDKNGLKEKTNAPLRKLMVDITTAIRQVDKKHIIIIEGNGWGNNYNGILPAWDKNMVLSFHKYWNYNDQKSVEHIVKTRDQYNIPVWLGETGENSNVWLTEAIGLLEKNNIGWALWPLKKMGNNNPIEIPSNPNYDDVTNYLNTGRNKPKESNVYSGTLEMATYAKLENAIIHHDVIDAIFRQPHTTATKPFKANKITNGTIINAVDYDLGRNGYAYFDTDTADYHVSTGKYGKGNNGHMYRNDGVDIAKDSAAYNSYYVTDIEKGEWLQYTLKTTASGSYTVKLKVAAAADDGKITLNVNGATQAINVPATGGFKKWQVIELKNIRLKAGINKVRIYVDMGGFNLHWMKFDKEK; encoded by the coding sequence ATGTTAACAAAATCTGTTAAAAATATATTTTCTTTTAAGAGCCTGTTGGTATTGGCCGCGGCCTCTTTTATATCGGTACAAAGCCAGGCACAACAGGGTTTTTTAAAGACTGACGGTAAAAAGATAACCGACGAAAAAGGCAAAAATGTGCTGCTGCGCGGCATGGGTCTTGGCGGCTGGATGCTGCAGGAGGGTTACATGCTGCATGTAACCAAAGATAGCCGCCAATACCGCATCCGCGAGCGGCTGGAGGAGCTGATGGGCCCGGTAGAAACCAAAGAGTTTTACGATACCTGGCTGGCCAACAACACCCGCAAAATTGATGTGGATTCGATGCATCGATGGGGCTTTAACTCGGTTAGGCTGCCCATGCATTATAACCTGTATACGCTCCCTATAGAAAAAGAACCCGTTGCCGGAAAAAATACCTGGATAGACAAAGGCTTTAAAATGACCGACCACCTGCTGGCCTGGTGTAAGGCCAATCATATGTATCTGATACTTGATTTGCATGCCACACCGGGCGGCCAGGGCAATGATCTGAACATATCCGACAGGAATACCGATAACCCCTCGTTGTGGGATAGCGAGGCTAACAAGCAAAAAATGATTGCCCTTTGGCATAAACTTGCCGACAGGTATAAAAACGAGCCCAACATAGCCGGTTATGACATTATTAACGAACCCAACTTTGGCTTTGATGACCCGGCGAATGATAAAAATGGCCTGAAGGAAAAAACCAATGCTCCGCTAAGAAAATTGATGGTTGATATTACAACGGCGATACGCCAGGTTGATAAAAAGCACATTATTATTATTGAAGGTAATGGCTGGGGCAACAACTACAACGGCATTTTGCCGGCCTGGGATAAAAACATGGTGCTTAGCTTTCACAAATACTGGAACTATAACGACCAAAAATCGGTAGAACATATTGTAAAAACACGCGACCAGTACAACATACCCGTGTGGCTTGGCGAAACGGGCGAAAACTCCAACGTGTGGCTAACCGAAGCCATTGGCCTGTTAGAGAAAAATAACATTGGCTGGGCGCTTTGGCCGTTGAAAAAGATGGGGAATAATAACCCTATCGAGATACCATCGAACCCGAATTATGACGATGTTACCAACTACCTGAATACCGGCCGGAACAAGCCCAAGGAAAGCAATGTTTACAGCGGTACTTTAGAAATGGCCACTTATGCCAAACTGGAAAACGCCATTATTCACCATGATGTAATAGATGCTATTTTCAGGCAGCCCCACACCACAGCAACCAAACCGTTTAAGGCCAATAAGATTACCAATGGCACTATCATCAACGCGGTAGATTATGACCTGGGCCGCAACGGCTACGCCTATTTTGATACCGATACTGCCGACTATCACGTATCAACCGGTAAATACGGCAAAGGCAACAATGGGCACATGTATCGTAACGATGGGGTAGATATCGCTAAAGATTCTGCCGCCTACAATAGTTATTATGTAACCGATATTGAAAAAGGCGAATGGCTGCAATACACACTGAAAACCACGGCATCCGGCAGCTACACCGTAAAGCTTAAAGTAGCGGCAGCAGCCGATGATGGCAAAATAACCCTAAATGTTAATGGAGCCACTCAAGCTATCAATGTACCCGCCACAGGCGGCTTTAAAAAATGGCAGGTTATTGAGCTGAAAAATATCCGATTAAAAGCCGGTATTAATAAAGTTAGAATTTATGTGGATATGGGAGGCTTTAACCTGCATTGGATGAAGTTTGATAAGGAGAAATAA
- a CDS encoding glycoside hydrolase family 30 protein, whose translation MNKHVISFLSAAALMCTATIASAQKTTAASVWLTKADRSALFARQKETQEFKTGGKPNEITITVNDKQTYQPIDGFGFALTGGSAMHIIRMNADSRAALLKNLFAFNDNNIGVSYLRLSIGASDLNEKVFSYDDMPAGQTDPTLKHFDLGPDKQDVIPVMKQILAINPSIKILGSPWSPPAWMKTNNDTRGGRLKPEYWGTYAKYLVKYIQGMKAQGINIDAITVQNEPLHPGNNPSLLLVAPDEGAFIKNNLGPAFKAAGIKTKIILYDHNCDRPDYPISILNDKAAAKYIDGSGFHLYGGDISALSTVHYAHPEKNVYFTEQMVVEPENESTIDMRWPLKHLIIGATRNWSRNVLEWNLAADQDYKPYTDRGGCPSCQGAVTINKNEVKKNVAYYTIAHASKFVRPGSVRIASNNLDKLPNVAFKTPDGKKVLIVANTSDAAQDFDISYAGKTLAAHLDKGSVGTYTW comes from the coding sequence ATGAATAAGCATGTCATTTCGTTTTTATCGGCGGCAGCGCTGATGTGTACCGCTACCATAGCATCAGCTCAAAAAACAACAGCGGCCAGTGTTTGGCTTACTAAAGCCGATAGGTCGGCATTGTTTGCCAGGCAAAAAGAAACGCAGGAGTTTAAAACAGGGGGCAAGCCCAATGAAATTACCATTACGGTGAATGACAAGCAAACTTACCAGCCCATTGATGGTTTTGGCTTCGCGCTTACCGGCGGCAGCGCCATGCACATCATCCGCATGAATGCCGATAGCCGCGCCGCGCTGTTAAAAAACTTGTTTGCCTTTAATGACAACAACATTGGCGTAAGCTATTTGCGGTTGAGCATAGGCGCATCTGATTTAAATGAAAAAGTTTTCTCGTACGATGACATGCCCGCCGGCCAAACCGACCCCACATTAAAACATTTTGACCTTGGCCCCGATAAGCAGGACGTAATACCGGTGATGAAACAAATACTGGCCATTAACCCCTCAATAAAAATATTGGGTTCGCCATGGTCGCCCCCGGCATGGATGAAAACCAACAACGATACCCGCGGCGGCAGGTTAAAGCCCGAATATTGGGGTACCTATGCTAAATACCTGGTAAAATATATACAGGGGATGAAGGCGCAGGGCATAAACATAGATGCCATTACCGTACAAAACGAGCCTTTACATCCCGGCAACAATCCCAGCTTACTGCTGGTTGCCCCTGATGAAGGTGCTTTTATTAAAAACAACTTAGGCCCTGCCTTTAAGGCAGCAGGCATCAAAACAAAAATTATTTTGTACGATCATAACTGCGACCGGCCCGACTACCCAATTTCGATACTAAACGACAAAGCGGCAGCAAAATATATTGATGGCTCGGGTTTTCACTTATATGGCGGCGATATCAGCGCCCTAAGCACCGTTCACTACGCCCACCCGGAAAAGAACGTTTACTTTACCGAGCAGATGGTGGTTGAGCCCGAAAACGAATCGACCATTGATATGAGGTGGCCGCTAAAGCACCTGATTATTGGCGCAACCCGCAACTGGAGCCGCAACGTACTGGAATGGAACCTGGCCGCCGACCAGGATTATAAACCTTATACCGATAGGGGCGGATGCCCATCGTGCCAGGGCGCGGTTACCATCAACAAAAATGAGGTGAAAAAAAACGTGGCTTATTATACCATTGCGCATGCATCAAAATTTGTGAGGCCCGGTTCGGTGCGCATAGCATCAAACAACCTGGATAAATTGCCAAACGTGGCTTTTAAAACTCCCGATGGCAAAAAGGTTTTAATTGTGGCCAATACCAGCGACGCCGCACAGGATTTTGATATCAGCTACGCCGGCAAAACACTTGCCGCACATTTAGATAAAGGATCTGTTGGTACTTATACATGGTAG
- a CDS encoding response regulator: MRDPNKKIIIFDDDEDILSICSYILEEQGWEVFTFTDCNNITEKVSGVLPDVILMDNWIPDAGGIIATQTLKKSEALKNIPVIYFSANSDIQILASNAGAQTYLAKPFDLEELEKVISKVLIS; the protein is encoded by the coding sequence ATGAGAGACCCGAATAAAAAGATCATCATTTTTGATGATGACGAAGACATCCTTTCTATATGTAGTTATATTTTAGAAGAGCAAGGCTGGGAAGTTTTTACCTTCACTGATTGCAATAATATAACGGAAAAAGTATCTGGTGTTTTACCGGATGTTATACTTATGGATAACTGGATTCCAGATGCTGGTGGCATTATTGCCACCCAAACGTTAAAGAAATCGGAAGCATTAAAAAACATCCCGGTAATTTACTTTTCGGCCAATAGCGATATCCAGATCCTGGCCAGCAATGCCGGTGCCCAAACTTATCTTGCCAAACCGTTTGACCTGGAAGAATTGGAAAAGGTAATCAGCAAGGTGCTGATTAGTTAA
- a CDS encoding TonB-dependent receptor codes for MKPLILILSIFLLSAFGAYAQTARDISGTIADTAKLSLPGSSVKLVNDAGDSSLTVADANGKFRFPGVKGSKITLTISSIGFTAIKKHFALEDNTKPVDLGLILLKAETNLLGQVNIVGAANPITLKEDTVIYNAAAYKVRANAPTEDLIKKLPGVDVDVNGNITTQGKQVTKVRINGKDYMGGDVQSATKNLPADIIENIQMIDDYGDQANLTGIKTGDPTKVMNITIRKDKNYGYTAQATAGDGRDALPQDQGVPNKNRYIGSLNIFNFHGDQQIAVQGSINNTNVNTFSFGTTGGGGGGGFGGGGGRGNAGRGGGGGGSLITAQNGLTDAKSIGVNFRDQWGKNLAVYGSYSFADNTTSTNNNIFQQNTSAANPSEQHQLSLEKDQNINHRFNWNMEYKPDTVNYLKVVPSFSYGSTNTNESDSVNLTREGTLASAYTSTTNGDSQSPNYGITALYNHRFPHRRNLSIFASASSAPTTSYQNPIYNFVPGTQQTAPENQIINTYSRTNSVGVNLSYLEPLGARSYLELNYALNHSATVNNKETDTLSNAQTWNVYDLLSNKFDYTFTTNKVGLNYRFIEKKYNYTLGLAVQPSTLDGHSVSNDNIPDTHKNTFNIIPTARYIYNFSRSKTFAVNYNGSNAAPSFTQLQPVIDFSNALYPVQGNPYLKPAFTNNISIRYNNFSFTTGNVFFANFTYQNISNQVVTNTITSNTSNRIFTQYLNADGFYNFTGRVTYSKPWAERKYSVTLNGTAQYNNNVGYLTSLTDLDPLAATPDQIASAQQKNIAKNLVFTPEIRFRVDLPNIIDAQILTNYAINRTTNSVKNDINDGLTNIRTWNIGLNGKNYFGDWVFSYDYTKATNYGYASIIKVTNPNILNMYVERRFLKNKVATLRLSAFDLFNQNTGYSSTTTASSTTVSNVNRLARYYLLTFTLRLQKFAGKAPTQDIRGDRPRGERGGRGDGGGPGGGGPGGGGPGGPQ; via the coding sequence ATGAAACCCCTAATTTTAATTTTAAGTATTTTTTTGTTAAGCGCCTTTGGCGCATATGCCCAAACTGCACGCGATATCAGTGGTACCATTGCCGATACCGCCAAACTTAGCTTGCCCGGCAGTAGTGTAAAACTGGTTAACGATGCCGGCGATAGTTCATTAACCGTTGCCGATGCTAATGGTAAATTCAGGTTCCCTGGCGTTAAAGGCAGTAAAATAACGCTTACGATATCGTCAATTGGGTTTACAGCCATAAAAAAACACTTTGCATTGGAGGATAATACCAAGCCGGTAGATTTAGGTTTGATATTATTAAAGGCCGAAACAAATTTGCTTGGCCAGGTAAACATTGTAGGGGCCGCCAACCCCATTACCCTTAAAGAGGATACGGTAATATACAACGCTGCTGCTTACAAAGTACGCGCGAACGCGCCCACCGAAGATTTGATAAAAAAGCTTCCTGGTGTGGATGTGGATGTAAACGGCAATATTACCACGCAGGGCAAGCAGGTTACCAAAGTGCGGATAAACGGCAAGGATTATATGGGCGGCGATGTGCAGAGCGCTACCAAAAACCTGCCTGCTGATATCATCGAGAACATACAGATGATTGATGATTACGGCGATCAGGCCAATCTTACAGGTATTAAAACCGGCGACCCTACCAAAGTAATGAACATTACCATTAGGAAAGATAAAAACTATGGCTATACAGCCCAGGCTACTGCAGGCGATGGTCGCGATGCCTTGCCACAAGACCAGGGGGTACCCAATAAAAACCGCTACATAGGATCATTAAATATTTTCAATTTCCACGGCGATCAGCAAATTGCGGTGCAGGGAAGTATCAATAACACCAATGTTAACACCTTTTCGTTCGGCACTACAGGTGGCGGCGGCGGTGGTGGTTTTGGCGGTGGTGGCGGCCGTGGCAACGCGGGCCGTGGCGGTGGTGGCGGCGGAAGTCTTATTACCGCTCAAAATGGCTTAACCGATGCAAAATCAATAGGCGTAAACTTTCGCGATCAGTGGGGCAAAAATCTTGCTGTATATGGTAGTTATAGCTTTGCAGATAATACCACAAGCACCAATAACAATATTTTTCAGCAAAACACCTCGGCAGCCAACCCAAGCGAGCAGCACCAGTTAAGCCTCGAAAAAGATCAGAATATAAATCACCGGTTTAACTGGAACATGGAGTATAAGCCGGATACTGTTAATTACTTAAAGGTGGTGCCATCTTTTTCATACGGCAGCACCAATACCAATGAATCGGATAGTGTAAACCTTACCAGGGAAGGAACCCTTGCTTCGGCATACACTTCTACTACCAATGGCGATTCGCAATCGCCTAATTACGGTATTACAGCATTGTATAACCATAGATTTCCGCACCGCCGTAACCTGAGTATTTTTGCATCGGCAAGCTCGGCGCCAACCACATCATATCAAAACCCTATTTATAATTTTGTTCCGGGTACACAGCAAACCGCTCCCGAAAACCAGATTATTAATACGTATAGCCGTACCAATAGCGTTGGCGTAAACCTATCGTACCTTGAGCCATTGGGCGCACGTTCATATTTAGAGCTTAATTACGCCTTAAACCATTCGGCAACGGTAAATAATAAGGAAACTGACACGCTAAGCAATGCCCAAACCTGGAATGTGTACGATTTGCTGTCGAACAAATTTGATTATACGTTCACCACCAATAAGGTTGGCTTAAACTATCGGTTCATCGAGAAAAAGTATAACTATACTTTAGGCTTAGCCGTGCAGCCCTCAACGTTAGATGGCCACTCCGTATCAAACGATAACATCCCGGATACGCATAAAAACACCTTTAATATTATACCTACTGCCCGCTATATTTATAATTTTTCGCGCAGCAAAACATTCGCGGTTAACTATAACGGCTCAAACGCGGCACCAAGCTTTACGCAGTTGCAGCCAGTTATCGATTTTTCAAATGCGCTATACCCGGTTCAGGGTAACCCATACCTGAAACCTGCGTTTACCAACAATATATCTATCAGGTATAACAACTTTAGCTTTACAACGGGTAATGTGTTTTTTGCCAACTTTACTTACCAAAACATATCTAACCAGGTTGTAACTAATACCATTACATCAAACACCTCAAACAGGATATTTACCCAATACCTGAATGCCGATGGCTTTTATAATTTTACCGGCCGGGTTACTTACTCCAAACCATGGGCCGAGCGCAAATATTCAGTTACGCTTAATGGTACCGCCCAATATAATAATAACGTAGGCTACTTAACCAGCCTGACCGACCTTGACCCGCTGGCGGCCACGCCTGATCAGATAGCTTCTGCGCAACAAAAAAACATAGCTAAAAACCTGGTTTTTACTCCCGAAATACGGTTCAGGGTAGATTTGCCAAATATCATCGATGCGCAAATTTTAACCAACTATGCCATCAACAGGACAACCAACTCGGTAAAGAATGATATTAACGATGGTTTAACCAATATCAGAACCTGGAACATTGGCCTTAACGGGAAAAACTATTTTGGCGATTGGGTATTTAGCTACGATTATACCAAGGCAACCAATTACGGTTATGCTTCAATCATTAAAGTAACTAACCCTAATATTTTAAATATGTATGTGGAACGCCGGTTCTTAAAAAACAAGGTAGCTACCCTGCGGCTATCGGCTTTCGATTTATTTAATCAAAACACCGGTTATTCATCAACCACAACAGCCAGTTCAACTACCGTATCAAACGTAAACAGGCTTGCGCGTTATTACCTGCTTACCTTTACACTGCGCCTGCAAAAATTTGCGGGTAAAGCGCCAACCCAGGACATCAGGGGCGACAGGCCGCGCGGCGAACGGGGTGGCCGCGGCGATGGCGGTGGGCCAGGCGGTGGCGGTCCTGGCGGCGGCGGCCCGGGCGGTCCGCAATAA
- a CDS encoding collagen-like protein, translating to MGKLRLLLPVLLLCMISINSCKRDKTPGPTGATGADGAQGPKGDTGATGPQGPQGATTGIPGPTGATGATGATGATGPIGPQGPAGATGATGATGATGPIGPQGPAGPIGATGATGATGATGATGATGATGATGAVGPRGPAGPTGATGATGATGATGATGATGATGPQGPAGPQGPAGADGTTNIKSYIITNQNVSSAAATRLNVPAITQEIVNSGLVLVYLRVTGTSSFYALPFIRITNAIYQSDVGLGFVNVIANFNSPGYDFKVVVIPGGSVTTLQVTHPGLNFKNYNEVASALHLN from the coding sequence ATGGGAAAACTACGACTTTTACTACCCGTTTTATTGCTTTGCATGATTAGCATAAATTCATGCAAAAGGGATAAAACACCCGGCCCAACCGGGGCTACAGGTGCTGATGGGGCACAGGGGCCAAAAGGAGATACAGGTGCAACAGGGCCGCAGGGGCCGCAAGGCGCAACAACGGGTATACCTGGCCCAACAGGAGCAACCGGGGCTACGGGAGCCACAGGTGCTACCGGCCCTATTGGCCCGCAAGGGCCGGCAGGGGCAACAGGTGCTACCGGGGCAACCGGAGCTACTGGCCCTATTGGGCCACAAGGACCGGCAGGTCCAATTGGTGCTACGGGAGCAACCGGCGCTACGGGAGCAACCGGTGCTACGGGAGCTACAGGTGCAACCGGCGCTACAGGTGCAGTTGGGCCAAGAGGTCCTGCAGGACCAACTGGGGCAACCGGAGCTACAGGCGCTACAGGAGCAACCGGAGCTACGGGTGCAACTGGTGCTACCGGCCCACAAGGACCGGCGGGGCCACAGGGGCCGGCAGGCGCTGATGGAACTACTAACATCAAAAGTTATATAATAACCAATCAAAATGTGAGTTCGGCTGCGGCAACCAGGCTTAATGTACCGGCAATTACTCAGGAAATTGTTAATAGCGGGCTTGTTTTAGTGTATTTAAGGGTAACTGGTACATCAAGCTTTTACGCTTTACCTTTCATCAGGATTACCAATGCCATATACCAATCGGATGTGGGCTTAGGCTTTGTAAATGTAATAGCTAATTTCAACTCGCCCGGCTATGATTTTAAAGTTGTGGTGATTCCTGGTGGCAGTGTAACTACTTTACAGGTTACCCACCCCGGCCTCAACTTTAAAAACTATAACGAAGTTGCATCGGCATTGCACTTGAATTAA
- a CDS encoding zinc-dependent metalloprotease — MKKNPVAGQFIRGTALILTVLAASCATKKQTANQTLTLKTTAGPGGTTATATVGAPKKEGIKKFSDLITGKMKADSGLFNTYKVDGKYYCEIPDSLLSREMLVVTRYVKTPAGLRTFGQQYGGEQLNEQVWKWERHDKQVFIRVPSYSVRADSTSDMYQSVKNSNLDAVLASFDIKAFNKDTTGVLIDVTDFYNGDIAAIGLSDDVKKAYKISGVDGARSYIDTIKSFPINLEARTLKTYRSGESPTDNSNGAVTFELNTSMVLLPKTPMKPRISDARVGFFGQRQTDYGTDKQKSEVTAYIHRWKLEPKDPAAYAKGQLVEPKKQIIYYIDPATPKKWVPYLIAGINDWNKAFEAAGFKNAIIGKEAPTKKQDPEFSTEDARYSVIRYFASDVENAYGPHVSDPRSGEILESHVGWYHNVMNLLRDWYLIQTAAVNPAARKAQFTDEQMGELIRFVSSHEIGHTLGLPHNFGSSYAYAVDSLRSKSFTDKHGTAPSIMDYARFNYIAQPGDNVTHLYPQIGEYDLWAVKWGYSWFPGNKTADEEKDILADWTNKKAGNPLYYFGRQGTSIDPRLQNEDLGDNAMKASTYGIANLKRILPNLEKWTYQKNEDYSDVSELYNEVLGQYYRYMGHVTTNIGGMNENFKTYDQKGPVYDFIGKALQHDAVVFLNKQIFTTPYWLIDKAELGKFDNGVMYNRIKGMQVAVLGNVLSQSRLARMYDNEAKNGTAAYTVANLLDDLRPGIFATGKPDAFKRNLQRGYVENLRSLLTDDFRGFPGFPPQVLASFGLTPINMALSDIRPMVRAELKKIDASLPKGGDALTAAHYADLKLRIKDALNPTRPIVNLPGAGVIRGINSEEILKEYTSKGYLNCWPKTNVDN, encoded by the coding sequence ATGAAGAAAAACCCTGTGGCAGGCCAGTTTATCCGCGGCACTGCGTTAATTTTAACCGTTTTGGCTGCCTCCTGCGCCACAAAAAAGCAAACGGCAAATCAAACTTTAACCCTTAAAACAACAGCCGGCCCCGGTGGTACAACTGCTACCGCTACCGTTGGCGCCCCTAAAAAAGAGGGCATCAAGAAATTCAGCGACCTGATTACGGGTAAAATGAAAGCTGATAGCGGATTGTTTAATACCTATAAGGTTGATGGCAAGTATTACTGTGAAATTCCAGATTCATTGCTAAGCCGCGAAATGCTTGTTGTAACCCGCTACGTAAAAACTCCGGCCGGTTTAAGAACATTTGGTCAGCAATACGGCGGCGAACAGCTTAACGAGCAGGTTTGGAAATGGGAGCGCCATGATAAACAGGTTTTTATTCGTGTACCCAGTTATAGTGTAAGGGCCGATAGTACATCTGATATGTATCAGTCGGTTAAAAACTCAAACCTTGATGCCGTTTTGGCTTCTTTTGATATCAAGGCTTTTAATAAAGATACAACCGGTGTTTTAATTGATGTAACAGATTTTTACAACGGCGATATTGCAGCGATAGGTTTATCTGATGATGTAAAAAAAGCCTATAAAATTTCGGGGGTTGATGGCGCACGGTCATACATCGATACCATTAAAAGCTTCCCCATTAACCTGGAGGCCCGTACATTAAAAACCTATCGTTCTGGCGAGTCGCCGACGGATAACTCAAACGGTGCGGTAACGTTCGAATTAAATACCTCAATGGTATTATTGCCAAAAACACCAATGAAACCACGCATCAGCGATGCCAGGGTCGGTTTTTTTGGTCAGCGCCAAACTGATTATGGTACCGATAAGCAAAAATCGGAGGTTACAGCCTATATACACCGCTGGAAACTGGAACCAAAAGACCCGGCAGCTTATGCCAAAGGACAACTGGTTGAACCTAAAAAGCAAATTATTTACTACATTGACCCTGCCACACCAAAAAAATGGGTGCCATACTTAATTGCCGGTATAAACGACTGGAATAAGGCGTTCGAAGCCGCGGGTTTTAAAAATGCCATAATTGGTAAAGAAGCGCCAACAAAAAAGCAGGATCCTGAATTTAGTACCGAAGATGCCCGCTACAGCGTTATCCGCTACTTTGCTTCTGATGTTGAAAATGCTTACGGCCCGCACGTATCCGACCCACGTAGCGGCGAAATCTTAGAAAGCCATGTTGGCTGGTACCATAATGTAATGAATCTGCTGCGCGATTGGTACCTGATACAAACTGCAGCCGTTAACCCGGCCGCACGCAAGGCGCAGTTTACCGACGAGCAAATGGGCGAGCTGATTCGTTTTGTATCATCTCATGAAATTGGCCATACGCTTGGGTTGCCCCATAATTTTGGTTCAAGCTATGCTTATGCTGTCGATTCGTTACGTTCAAAATCGTTTACAGACAAGCATGGTACCGCGCCATCAATTATGGATTATGCCCGTTTTAACTATATAGCCCAGCCTGGCGATAACGTAACGCACCTTTATCCGCAAATTGGCGAGTACGATCTTTGGGCTGTAAAATGGGGTTATAGCTGGTTTCCCGGCAATAAAACTGCGGATGAGGAGAAGGATATTCTGGCCGATTGGACAAACAAAAAAGCAGGTAACCCCTTGTACTATTTTGGCCGCCAGGGCACATCAATTGATCCGCGCCTGCAAAATGAAGATTTGGGCGATAATGCGATGAAGGCGAGTACGTATGGCATTGCCAACCTGAAGCGTATTTTACCAAACCTTGAAAAATGGACCTATCAAAAAAATGAAGACTATAGTGATGTAAGCGAGCTCTACAACGAGGTTTTGGGTCAGTATTACCGTTATATGGGCCATGTAACCACCAACATTGGCGGGATGAACGAAAACTTTAAAACGTATGATCAAAAAGGCCCGGTTTATGATTTTATAGGTAAAGCCTTGCAACATGATGCGGTGGTTTTTTTAAATAAACAAATATTTACCACTCCTTATTGGCTTATTGATAAAGCCGAGCTGGGCAAGTTTGATAATGGCGTAATGTACAACCGCATTAAAGGGATGCAGGTAGCTGTGCTTGGCAATGTACTAAGCCAATCAAGGCTGGCCCGTATGTATGATAATGAAGCCAAAAACGGCACCGCCGCTTATACCGTAGCCAATTTGCTGGATGACCTGCGCCCAGGCATTTTTGCAACCGGCAAGCCAGATGCATTTAAACGCAACCTGCAGCGCGGATACGTGGAAAACCTAAGGAGTTTATTGACTGATGATTTCAGGGGCTTCCCGGGCTTCCCGCCGCAGGTATTAGCCTCATTTGGATTAACACCAATCAATATGGCTTTATCGGATATCAGGCCTATGGTACGTGCCGAATTAAAGAAAATTGATGCCAGCCTGCCAAAAGGAGGCGATGCATTAACTGCTGCACATTATGCTGATTTAAAGCTGCGCATAAAAGATGCGTTAAACCCAACGAGGCCAATAGTTAATTTACCCGGTGCTGGTGTGATACGTGGCATCAATAGCGAAGAAATATTGAAAGAATATACAAGCAAGGGGTACCTTAATTGCTGGCCAAAAACAAATGTGGATAACTAA